In Nitrobacteraceae bacterium AZCC 1564, the following proteins share a genomic window:
- a CDS encoding DNA-binding protein H-NS (product_source=COG2916; cath_funfam=4.10.430.10; cog=COG2916; pfam=PF00816; smart=SM00528; superfamily=81273) encodes MWDVKLGESRQSRNDVRHLLRELLRLNSFRLIGLSICYEEHVEWEQLMAYMWGWNQECGFAPMKKLDLEGMSIDALWNLHETVSKILSVRIASEKRELEKRLAYLNGGKDAITQGAELASRNGDDKPRRKYPAVLPKYRNPLMPSETWSGRGKQPRWLVAALKSGRKIDDFKIGAVGSPKGRRRA; translated from the coding sequence ATGTGGGACGTGAAGCTTGGAGAGAGCCGGCAATCACGCAACGATGTCAGGCATTTACTGAGAGAGTTATTGAGACTGAACAGCTTCCGACTGATCGGTTTGTCCATCTGTTATGAGGAGCACGTTGAATGGGAACAGCTTATGGCCTACATGTGGGGCTGGAATCAGGAATGCGGGTTTGCGCCGATGAAGAAGCTCGATCTAGAAGGTATGTCGATTGACGCCCTTTGGAATCTCCATGAGACGGTCAGCAAGATTCTTTCTGTCCGTATCGCATCAGAGAAGCGCGAGCTGGAGAAACGATTAGCGTATCTCAACGGCGGAAAGGATGCGATTACGCAGGGGGCCGAACTGGCTTCCCGTAATGGTGACGACAAGCCTCGTCGTAAGTATCCAGCGGTTCTTCCGAAGTATCGCAATCCATTAATGCCGTCCGAAACATGGTCCGGGCGGGGTAAGCAGCCACGCTGGCTGGTCGCGGCGCTTAAGTCCGGCCGCAAAATTGATGATTTCAAGATCGGCGCTGTCGGAAGCCCAAAGGGCCGGCGAAGGGCCTGA
- a CDS encoding DNA-binding protein H-NS (product_source=KO:K03746; cath_funfam=4.10.430.10; cog=COG2916; ko=KO:K03746; pfam=PF00816; smart=SM00528; superfamily=81273), giving the protein MPNTDLDEMQFNELWLLHEEITEILTDRIVAEKRELEKRLAQLNRSQITRERPSKATSRTGSRPRRKYPRVLPKYRNPSAPSETWSGRGKLPRWLVVALDRGYKMDDFRIAHNAATTE; this is encoded by the coding sequence ATGCCAAATACAGATCTGGATGAAATGCAGTTCAATGAACTCTGGCTTCTTCACGAGGAAATTACAGAGATTCTGACGGATAGAATCGTCGCAGAGAAGCGCGAGCTGGAAAAACGGCTTGCCCAGCTCAACCGCAGTCAGATCACTCGTGAAAGGCCCTCAAAGGCAACGTCGCGAACCGGTAGTCGGCCACGACGAAAGTATCCGAGGGTATTGCCGAAATACCGCAATCCTTCAGCTCCTTCTGAAACGTGGTCTGGCCGTGGCAAGTTGCCGCGCTGGCTCGTTGTCGCTCTGGACCGAGGGTATAAAATGGATGATTTCAGGATCGCCCACAACGCAGCCACGACCGAATAA
- a CDS encoding hypothetical protein (product_source=Hypo-rule applied; pfam=PF14907; superfamily=48092), with translation MTRSFVFAMGSQHTPFLDLCQCFRGEVPDDADWMSLISVANQTLTTPALMDIIERYPESIPPDVRQYVLEIFERNVVRNARLSTQLTEALSALNEEKITPVLLKGSAVLVSSRPRRRGVRLISDLDLLVSPEEAETAANCLRKLGYGIHYQAPDGAAKWYADLVRARDAGMIDLHQKPPGHGFFYGLSGDVRQNCRLLSWMGTSVYIPSSTYHAFMLIIHDQFQDADYWVGKIDLRHLLDLRDLAQEPDGIDWKRLAFLAPGRLARNAMATQLLALSSLLGVDVPSELRSGAVPRIQHRRRMLQIRLPVLSRAFLLTALLDYKNYRAVLGVSGEVTPGFALTKRILPRIDTARFLLGLSREQRAGKV, from the coding sequence GTGACGCGATCATTCGTCTTTGCGATGGGTAGCCAGCACACGCCATTCTTGGATTTGTGTCAGTGCTTCCGGGGGGAAGTTCCGGACGATGCCGATTGGATGTCCCTCATCAGTGTGGCTAATCAGACTTTAACCACGCCCGCTTTGATGGACATTATTGAGCGATATCCCGAGAGTATTCCGCCGGATGTCCGTCAGTATGTCCTTGAGATCTTTGAGCGTAACGTCGTCCGCAATGCCCGTCTCTCTACGCAGCTCACAGAAGCGCTCTCAGCGCTAAACGAGGAAAAAATCACGCCTGTTCTTTTAAAGGGAAGCGCGGTGCTTGTTTCATCGCGTCCCCGTCGAAGGGGCGTGCGTCTTATATCTGATCTGGACCTCCTGGTTTCGCCAGAGGAAGCTGAAACTGCCGCGAATTGCCTTCGAAAATTGGGTTACGGCATCCATTATCAGGCTCCGGATGGCGCGGCCAAGTGGTACGCCGATCTGGTGCGAGCACGAGATGCAGGTATGATCGACCTGCACCAAAAACCTCCAGGTCATGGCTTTTTTTACGGACTTTCTGGCGATGTCAGGCAAAACTGCCGCCTGCTGTCCTGGATGGGGACGTCAGTCTACATCCCTTCCTCGACGTACCACGCTTTTATGCTGATTATTCACGACCAGTTTCAGGACGCCGACTACTGGGTGGGTAAAATCGATCTTCGGCATCTCCTTGATCTGCGCGATTTGGCGCAGGAGCCGGATGGCATTGATTGGAAGCGTCTCGCATTTCTTGCCCCAGGAAGGCTCGCGAGAAATGCGATGGCGACACAATTGCTTGCGCTGTCCTCGTTGTTGGGAGTGGATGTGCCTTCGGAATTGCGCTCGGGAGCGGTCCCTCGCATTCAACACCGGCGCCGCATGCTACAGATACGCCTACCAGTCTTGAGCCGCGCGTTTCTGCTGACCGCTTTGCTCGATTATAAAAACTATCGCGCCGTCTTGGGAGTGTCCGGCGAGGTGACGCCGGGTTTTGCGTTGACGAAGCGTATCTTGCCTCGCATCGATACTGCCCGCTTTTTGCTCGGTCTGTCGCGGGAGCAACGCGCCGGAAAGGTGTAG
- a CDS encoding hypothetical protein (product_source=Hypo-rule applied; cath_funfam=3.40.50.300; smart=SM00382; superfamily=53795): MKSVSPVDLMGAKPDHNPPALRPIDGASFLLLGDQCAVFSESSQKIYALNHIAAFIWCRLEEGETLDEIRGGLVRSGVAANLAEKYVSQAMRMWHKLGLLRPDWQFGGELNHIARSFNIHIAGFDATIRIATERLARLVTLFDHQSVASQEGRDVIDVVEVNNLVQVFHNQRGIFCCDPIELAPTLKAYITDQIVTASPPNVVVHAACLQRGGKNLLISGRPGAGKTTLSLRLGRAGFKYGGDDIVLIAPDGTAAGVPFAPAIKPGAWQIVSEFRPDLKEAIIHRRPDGKRVRYVRPEQIDRSYGPVGWILFIRRGRGPAKLTQLDRIEVMRRLMEGSYSPGERMTLAMCNALKQAINGANCFELSYSDSAEARDAIIRLCDG; encoded by the coding sequence ATGAAGAGCGTTTCGCCCGTAGATCTGATGGGCGCCAAGCCCGATCATAACCCTCCTGCCTTGCGCCCAATCGATGGTGCCTCATTTCTATTGCTGGGTGATCAGTGTGCAGTCTTCTCGGAATCTTCCCAGAAGATTTATGCACTCAATCACATCGCAGCTTTTATCTGGTGCCGGCTCGAGGAAGGCGAGACTCTCGATGAAATCCGCGGCGGATTGGTCAGGTCCGGCGTGGCTGCGAACCTTGCGGAGAAATACGTTTCGCAAGCCATGCGTATGTGGCACAAACTTGGTTTGTTAAGACCAGATTGGCAGTTTGGCGGCGAACTCAATCACATTGCGCGTTCGTTCAATATTCATATTGCCGGTTTTGACGCGACGATACGCATCGCAACAGAACGGCTAGCTCGTCTGGTGACATTGTTCGATCATCAGAGTGTCGCGTCTCAGGAAGGACGCGATGTTATTGATGTCGTCGAAGTGAATAATCTTGTTCAAGTATTTCATAATCAACGTGGGATTTTTTGCTGTGATCCCATTGAACTCGCGCCGACGTTGAAAGCCTACATCACCGATCAGATCGTAACAGCGAGTCCGCCGAACGTCGTGGTCCATGCAGCTTGTTTACAACGGGGTGGAAAAAACCTGCTGATTAGTGGGCGGCCGGGTGCGGGCAAGACAACGCTCTCGCTGCGCTTGGGGCGGGCTGGATTTAAATATGGGGGCGACGATATTGTATTGATCGCACCTGATGGCACCGCTGCTGGTGTGCCTTTTGCACCAGCGATCAAGCCAGGAGCGTGGCAGATCGTGAGCGAATTTCGCCCTGATCTCAAGGAGGCCATCATCCATCGGCGTCCTGATGGCAAGCGCGTGCGCTACGTTCGTCCGGAACAGATCGATCGTTCTTATGGACCTGTTGGGTGGATACTCTTTATTCGACGCGGGCGCGGCCCCGCGAAGCTCACTCAGTTAGACCGTATTGAGGTGATGCGTCGATTGATGGAGGGGTCATATTCTCCCGGAGAGAGGATGACTCTGGCAATGTGCAATGCTTTAAAACAAGCGATAAATGGCGCGAATTGCTTTGAACTAAGTTATTCGGATTCAGCAGAGGCGCGTGACGCGATCATTCGTCTTTGCGATGGGTAG
- a CDS encoding hypothetical protein (product_source=Hypo-rule applied; superfamily=82051): protein MAPEQAGSTPPSEEANADRRKFLASCGKFAIVTPPAITMLLSTSLNSTAVAQSGGGGNGGGNGGGGGHDHHHHHHDWWDWFDWLWGDRPRWRR, encoded by the coding sequence ATGGCACCCGAACAGGCAGGTTCCACGCCTCCTTCAGAAGAAGCCAACGCAGATCGGCGAAAGTTCCTCGCGTCTTGTGGAAAGTTCGCGATCGTTACTCCGCCGGCAATCACGATGTTATTGTCGACGTCATTGAACTCGACAGCTGTCGCCCAGTCGGGTGGCGGCGGCAATGGCGGCGGTAACGGCGGAGGCGGCGGCCACGATCATCACCATCATCATCACGACTGGTGGGATTGGTTTGACTGGTTGTGGGGCGATAGGCCTCGCTGGCGCCGATAA
- a CDS encoding hypothetical protein (product_source=Hypo-rule applied): MSEIAVIWMLHRWSLTQKMQSEPLHQQIRDFSPAAFDVIISRFPALKSAKQEHLWLIYFKGLLTAGTHPRQEMTKAIQTVGAQEWIHVSPALPSAPTNDPARTDSAPQSPRSDLSDADTLEQISRALGQSGN; encoded by the coding sequence GTGTCAGAGATCGCTGTTATCTGGATGCTTCATAGATGGTCGCTCACGCAGAAAATGCAGAGTGAACCCCTTCATCAGCAAATCAGAGATTTTAGCCCGGCCGCTTTTGACGTCATTATCTCACGCTTTCCCGCGCTAAAGAGCGCCAAGCAAGAGCATTTATGGCTTATCTATTTCAAAGGGCTCCTCACAGCCGGCACACATCCACGCCAGGAGATGACAAAGGCAATCCAAACCGTTGGGGCCCAGGAATGGATTCACGTATCTCCCGCCTTACCCAGCGCACCAACCAATGATCCTGCCCGTACAGATTCTGCTCCGCAGTCGCCACGCAGCGACCTGTCTGATGCGGATACCTTGGAGCAAATAAGCCGCGCCTTGGGACAGTCGGGCAACTAA
- a CDS encoding hypothetical protein (product_source=Hypo-rule applied; transmembrane_helix_parts=Inside_1_4,TMhelix_5_27,Outside_28_36) — protein MGHKLFMITFAAASIVALCGWLMGLGWAATKLIGLL, from the coding sequence ATGGGGCACAAACTGTTCATGATCACATTTGCCGCCGCATCGATTGTTGCATTGTGCGGCTGGCTCATGGGACTCGGATGGGCGGCTACAAAATTGATCGGGCTACTCTAA
- a CDS encoding membrane-bound lytic murein transglycosylase B (product_source=COG2951; cleavage_site_network=SignalP-noTM; cog=COG2951; pfam=PF13406; superfamily=53955): protein MTRGRRTTTTILMALTLTMLAWMSTGADAARCGNTPAGFETWKREFAEEARAKGIGASGLAALMQTHYATATINADRGQRSFGLSLDQFLAKRGASTIVARGRALKQSQAALFASIQQRYGVPPGPLLAIWGMETGFGSQRGNQNMLSAVATLAYDCRRPEYFTDQLYAALKLIDRGTLSASTRGSMHGEVGQTQFLPKNILAYGTGNLDVAANALNSTANFLKAHGWRAGAGYQPGEANFAAIQAWNAASVYQRALALMGRQIDGERASAAR, encoded by the coding sequence ATGACCCGAGGCAGGCGGACTACGACGACTATTCTTATGGCTTTGACGTTGACGATGCTCGCGTGGATGAGCACCGGGGCCGATGCGGCGCGATGCGGCAACACGCCTGCCGGTTTCGAAACCTGGAAGAGAGAGTTTGCCGAAGAGGCGAGGGCAAAAGGGATCGGCGCCTCGGGTCTCGCCGCGCTGATGCAGACTCATTATGCGACGGCCACCATCAATGCCGATCGCGGCCAGAGAAGCTTTGGTCTTTCCCTCGATCAGTTTCTTGCCAAGCGCGGTGCGTCGACGATCGTCGCGCGCGGCCGTGCACTTAAGCAGTCTCAGGCGGCCCTCTTCGCATCTATTCAGCAACGCTACGGCGTCCCGCCCGGGCCGCTTCTCGCCATCTGGGGAATGGAGACCGGCTTCGGAAGTCAGCGCGGCAATCAGAACATGCTTTCGGCCGTTGCCACGCTCGCCTACGACTGCCGTCGACCCGAATATTTCACCGATCAACTCTATGCCGCTCTGAAGTTGATCGATCGCGGTACTCTCTCGGCAAGCACGCGAGGCTCCATGCACGGGGAAGTCGGTCAGACGCAATTTCTGCCCAAGAACATACTGGCTTACGGCACCGGAAATCTCGACGTCGCAGCCAACGCGCTGAACTCCACGGCGAATTTTCTCAAAGCTCACGGCTGGCGTGCTGGCGCGGGATACCAACCAGGGGAGGCAAATTTCGCAGCTATCCAGGCGTGGAATGCTGCGTCGGTGTACCAGCGAGCCCTGGCGCTTATGGGCCGTCAGATCGATGGGGAGCGGGCGTCCGCAGCGCGCTAA
- a CDS encoding glyoxylase-like metal-dependent hydrolase (beta-lactamase superfamily II) (product_source=COG0491; cath_funfam=3.60.15.10; cog=COG0491; pfam=PF00753; smart=SM00849; superfamily=56281) has protein sequence MRIRKESTQEDGVSEREQPMPLRFALNRRDLMIATVSLAGAGLWAVPGNAQTSFHKFRHGDFDITVLSDGHLVLPTTIHGLDAPREDVERLFKEAGLAPDQVKPATNPVLLRTKSDLILLDTGSGANFQPTVGKLMDNLAVANIEPKSITKVVFTHAHPDHIWGTIGLGDELNFPNAAYYVSAVEWDFWMDPALKSKLPEQMHVFVAGAQANLGAVKNTVTMVKPGDDIVTGLSVVDSAGHTPGHISLLVAGGEGLLIPADAITEPAVYFPHPEWRFAYDMDNSVAVTNRKKLLDRAATDKMKMLGFHWPYPGLGFAERKGTAYRYVPAT, from the coding sequence ATGCGGATCCGGAAGGAAAGCACGCAGGAGGACGGTGTGTCGGAACGCGAGCAGCCAATGCCGTTGCGGTTCGCCCTCAATCGGCGAGACCTGATGATCGCGACAGTGAGTCTTGCCGGCGCGGGACTTTGGGCGGTGCCGGGTAATGCCCAGACAAGTTTCCACAAATTCCGACACGGCGATTTCGACATCACGGTCCTCAGCGACGGCCATCTCGTACTGCCGACGACCATTCACGGGCTTGATGCGCCACGCGAAGATGTGGAGCGGCTGTTCAAGGAGGCCGGTCTCGCCCCTGACCAGGTGAAGCCGGCAACCAATCCGGTCCTGCTCCGCACAAAATCGGATCTCATTCTGCTCGATACCGGGTCAGGTGCGAACTTCCAGCCGACGGTCGGAAAACTCATGGATAATCTTGCAGTCGCCAACATCGAGCCGAAAAGCATTACCAAGGTTGTTTTCACTCACGCCCATCCTGACCACATCTGGGGCACGATCGGCTTAGGTGATGAGCTGAACTTTCCGAATGCGGCCTACTACGTTTCTGCAGTCGAGTGGGATTTCTGGATGGACCCTGCGCTGAAAAGCAAGCTTCCCGAGCAGATGCATGTTTTCGTCGCTGGTGCGCAGGCCAACCTCGGTGCGGTGAAAAACACCGTGACGATGGTCAAGCCTGGCGATGACATCGTGACGGGTCTCAGTGTCGTGGATAGCGCGGGCCACACCCCAGGCCATATCTCGCTTCTTGTCGCGGGGGGAGAGGGACTTCTGATCCCCGCCGACGCCATCACAGAACCTGCTGTCTACTTTCCTCATCCGGAATGGCGGTTCGCGTACGACATGGACAACAGCGTGGCTGTCACCAATCGGAAGAAGCTGTTGGACCGCGCCGCGACCGACAAGATGAAGATGCTTGGCTTCCATTGGCCTTATCCGGGCCTGGGGTTCGCCGAGCGGAAGGGCACGGCCTATCGGTATGTACCGGCGACTTGA
- a CDS encoding malonate transporter (product_source=KO:K13936; cog=COG0679; ko=KO:K13936; pfam=PF03547; transmembrane_helix_parts=Outside_1_3,TMhelix_4_21,Inside_22_33,TMhelix_34_53,Outside_54_62,TMhelix_63_82,Inside_83_93,TMhelix_94_116,Outside_117_125,TMhelix_126_148,Inside_149_160,TMhelix_161_183,Outside_184_192,TMhelix_193_215,Inside_216_221,TMhelix_222_244,Outside_245_253,TMhelix_254_276,Inside_277_287,TMhelix_288_310,Outside_311_312), translating into MIGFFLLTVPIFGVVALGWGATRMRMMSADSLEALAAFSFRFALPALVFRLIAVQPLNRVFDVTFFAGYLASGSLLFSIVFGMSCYRKRSGLASAAARATTATVSNVGFLGPPVVLTFFGERGAGALAMVILVEVMLLMSLGASIMGGSSKDGRRSFGFLLLRNIILNPVIAAIALGGIAATLSLALPQPLDRFLGFLGAAAGPTALFALGGALALQRIDHATISVAAGITVAKLFAYPAFVWFMLSFVLKVEPFWNEIGVLIAALPSAGSNYVLAQRYAAEVDQVSAGIMLSTVVSIATVPVAAWLIFPGT; encoded by the coding sequence ATGATCGGCTTTTTTCTGCTCACTGTGCCTATTTTCGGCGTCGTTGCGCTTGGTTGGGGTGCAACGCGGATGCGAATGATGTCAGCCGATTCACTCGAAGCGCTCGCGGCGTTCTCGTTCCGCTTTGCACTTCCAGCTCTCGTATTCCGGCTAATCGCGGTCCAGCCCCTGAATCGCGTATTTGATGTGACGTTTTTCGCGGGCTATCTGGCCAGCGGCAGCTTACTGTTCTCTATTGTGTTCGGTATGAGTTGCTATCGAAAGCGCAGCGGGTTGGCTTCGGCGGCCGCACGCGCAACGACGGCGACAGTAAGCAATGTCGGCTTTCTTGGTCCGCCGGTTGTGTTGACGTTTTTTGGTGAGCGCGGAGCTGGCGCCCTTGCCATGGTCATTCTTGTCGAAGTGATGCTCCTTATGTCTCTGGGGGCATCAATCATGGGAGGGTCATCAAAAGATGGGCGGAGAAGCTTTGGGTTTCTCTTGCTCCGCAATATCATCCTCAATCCGGTGATTGCGGCTATTGCTCTCGGAGGCATAGCTGCAACATTGAGCTTGGCGCTACCTCAGCCACTGGATCGCTTCCTCGGGTTTTTGGGGGCTGCGGCAGGGCCGACCGCCTTGTTTGCGTTAGGAGGCGCATTGGCGCTTCAGCGTATCGATCACGCGACCATCTCCGTGGCCGCGGGCATCACTGTGGCCAAGCTTTTCGCATATCCGGCCTTCGTTTGGTTTATGCTTTCGTTTGTCCTGAAGGTCGAGCCCTTCTGGAATGAGATCGGTGTCCTGATCGCAGCGCTTCCGTCGGCTGGCAGCAATTACGTTCTTGCGCAGCGTTATGCCGCCGAGGTTGATCAGGTTTCCGCGGGAATTATGCTTTCCACGGTAGTTAGCATCGCGACCGTGCCAGTTGCGGCTTGGCTTATATTTCCAGGGACGTGA
- a CDS encoding 3-hydroxyisobutyrate dehydrogenase (product_source=KO:K00020; cath_funfam=1.10.1040.10,3.40.50.720; cog=COG2084; ko=KO:K00020; pfam=PF03446,PF14833; superfamily=48179,51735) gives MACVAPIGFIGLGSMGEPMALNLVKAGTPLVVWNRSLSKRQILADAGASVAKEVADVFTQCGIIFLMLADHSAIDAVLERNSNAFRDRVNSRLIVNMSTVLPSYSNTLEADIRAAGGRYVEAPVSGSRKPAEAGQLVAMLSGNAADVASVRHLFKAMCRDTFVCDEVPGALRMKLAVNLFLITMVTGLAEATHFAESLGLDLARFVSILDAGPMASDVSRVKGAKLMARDFARQAGITDVLKNNSLVAVTAREAGIVSPLLDVCHALYGETQALGFGDEDMVAVIHAIEQRTALIA, from the coding sequence ATGGCATGTGTCGCACCAATTGGCTTCATTGGACTTGGATCTATGGGCGAGCCCATGGCGCTAAATCTTGTCAAAGCGGGCACGCCGCTCGTGGTCTGGAATCGATCGCTCTCGAAGCGTCAGATTTTGGCAGATGCCGGTGCTTCGGTCGCAAAGGAGGTAGCTGATGTCTTCACTCAGTGCGGCATCATTTTCCTGATGCTGGCCGATCATTCTGCGATTGATGCGGTCCTTGAGCGCAACAGTAATGCATTCCGTGATCGGGTGAATTCTCGCCTGATCGTCAATATGTCGACGGTCTTGCCGAGTTATTCCAACACGCTCGAAGCGGACATCCGTGCTGCCGGTGGTCGCTATGTCGAGGCGCCGGTCTCCGGATCGCGCAAGCCGGCCGAGGCCGGCCAGCTCGTTGCCATGTTGTCTGGCAATGCCGCCGATGTGGCATCCGTCCGCCATTTGTTTAAGGCAATGTGCCGGGATACTTTTGTCTGCGACGAGGTCCCAGGCGCATTAAGGATGAAGTTGGCGGTGAACCTCTTCCTGATCACCATGGTCACTGGGTTGGCTGAAGCCACGCACTTTGCTGAAAGTCTTGGTTTGGATTTGGCCCGTTTTGTTTCGATTCTTGATGCTGGACCCATGGCGAGCGATGTGTCGCGGGTCAAGGGGGCGAAACTTATGGCGCGGGATTTCGCTCGTCAGGCGGGAATAACCGACGTCCTGAAGAACAATAGCCTTGTCGCAGTCACAGCGCGGGAAGCCGGCATCGTATCTCCGCTGTTGGATGTGTGTCATGCGCTGTACGGCGAGACACAAGCGCTCGGCTTCGGCGATGAGGACATGGTTGCCGTCATTCACGCTATCGAGCAAAGAACTGCTCTGATCGCATGA
- a CDS encoding DNA-binding transcriptional LysR family regulator (product_source=COG0583; cath_funfam=1.10.10.10,3.40.190.10; cog=COG0583; pfam=PF00126,PF03466; superfamily=46785,53335) yields the protein MNGSFDIEALRVMVTGIELGSFARAALHLGRSQSAVSMQLKKLEEQAGKPLFRRSGRGLVPTEAGDALLVYARRIIDLHDEAAASLGATTTTSSIRMGLPQDFFEDVMPEAITRFSRQRPNVHIEVRAGRNYALEEEVRCGHLDLALAFVRAGRDKNKERLKSLPLFWLAGKAAAHSPDDAPIPLVLFDHPCLFRQTAIQALEADARRWRLSLTTPSLPGVWAALRFGHGITVRTAYRIPSGVRDVGVELNLPKLPSLELRLLTGADLSPAVSELAEILKHVVRERVIVQEPGRYKR from the coding sequence ATGAATGGTTCCTTCGATATAGAGGCCTTGCGGGTCATGGTCACGGGCATCGAGCTTGGGAGCTTCGCCCGCGCTGCTTTGCACCTCGGCCGTTCTCAATCTGCAGTCAGCATGCAACTCAAGAAGCTTGAGGAGCAGGCGGGAAAGCCGCTGTTTCGCCGCAGCGGACGCGGTCTTGTCCCGACCGAAGCAGGAGATGCGCTGCTCGTTTATGCACGCCGGATTATCGACCTGCATGACGAAGCCGCGGCATCTCTCGGCGCGACAACGACGACTTCCTCAATCAGGATGGGATTGCCGCAGGACTTCTTCGAGGATGTGATGCCTGAAGCCATCACACGGTTCTCGCGTCAGCGGCCGAACGTCCATATCGAGGTTCGCGCCGGACGCAACTACGCACTTGAGGAGGAGGTTCGGTGCGGTCATCTCGATCTGGCGCTTGCGTTTGTCAGAGCAGGTCGAGACAAAAACAAAGAGCGCCTGAAGAGTCTGCCGCTCTTTTGGCTTGCGGGGAAAGCAGCCGCGCATTCACCGGATGACGCACCCATACCGCTTGTGCTGTTCGATCATCCCTGCCTGTTTCGACAAACCGCGATTCAAGCGTTGGAAGCCGATGCCCGGCGCTGGCGCTTATCTTTGACGACACCGAGTCTCCCTGGCGTATGGGCAGCCTTGCGCTTCGGCCATGGCATCACAGTTCGAACGGCGTATCGTATTCCATCGGGAGTACGCGATGTCGGTGTCGAGCTAAATCTACCCAAACTCCCTTCACTCGAATTGCGCCTGCTCACAGGAGCCGATCTTTCGCCCGCTGTCTCGGAGTTGGCAGAAATTTTGAAGCATGTGGTTCGCGAGCGAGTGATTGTTCAAGAACCGGGCCGCTATAAACGATGA
- a CDS encoding hypothetical protein (product_source=Hypo-rule applied), whose amino-acid sequence MSVDFAGEAELLLGDPDGESRRVATFPCHLLVRAFAIWPNALLVPRFRQPFGDMPARDGVPPRIGNDLILTVR is encoded by the coding sequence ATGTCGGTCGATTTCGCGGGCGAAGCAGAGCTACTCTTAGGTGATCCTGATGGGGAAAGCCGGCGGGTAGCCACGTTCCCGTGCCACCTTCTCGTGCGCGCCTTTGCCATATGGCCAAACGCATTACTCGTTCCTAGGTTCCGTCAGCCTTTCGGCGATATGCCGGCGCGGGATGGAGTCCCGCCCAGGATAGGGAACGATTTGATTCTTACGGTCCGTTGA